A genome region from Lucilia cuprina isolate Lc7/37 chromosome 3, ASM2204524v1, whole genome shotgun sequence includes the following:
- the LOC111691109 gene encoding leucine-rich repeat flightless-interacting protein 2 isoform X2 — protein MDTTSAVGRRRGNSRVNAEDQALDQIAKEAEARLAARRHARAEAREIRMRELERQQKEQESNADRAFDMHSTVTGIAPLSHMRLGLGSSPVAGLLNSTRGNSMSSRRSSEDSLEEEGRSLRDIRHELKDVEERFRKAMIANAQLDNDRASQTYQIQLLKDKLEDMEESYSQLQRECKEKTRDCNALKRSLDKLSEELKLVQGQLNERDTLIAEQGLVIVAIENEDGTDAKRALVSVENAQLLGSVQGSLDVRLKKFSEEKQQLQHEVQQLQEQLETYKSQGKGRGKGNSSNGPLGSDDDDYEAQREANKIISDYKYKLQKAEQEIASLQSSLARSETQVIRYKSTAEAAEKAEAELKIERRKLQRENREAMEKLEELETSNNHLLKRLDKLKNAKSALLKDL, from the exons GCTGAGGCTAGATTAGCTGCCAGAAGGCATGCTCGAGCGGAAGCTCGTGAAATACGTATGCGAGAATTGGAAAGGCAACAAAAGGAACAAGAATCTAATGCAGATCGTGCATTCGATATGCACTCAACCGTTACCGGCATTGCACCACTGTCACACATGCGTCTAGGTTTAGGTAGTTCACCAGTTGCTGGTCTACTAAATTCAACAAGAGGAAATTCAATGTCTTCAAGACGCAGTAGTGAAGATTCACTAGAAGAGGAAGGCCGCAGTTTAAGAGACATACGTCATGAGTTAAAG GATGTCGAAGAACGATTTCGTAAGGCTATGATAGCAAATGCTCAGTTGGATAACGATCGTGCCTCACAAACGTATCAGATACAGTTGTTGAAAGACAAACTGGAAGATATGGAAGAATCATATTCACAATTACAGCGTGAATGTAAGGAAAAGACACGCGATTGTAATGCCTTGAAACGATCGTTGGATAAACTAAGCGAAGAGCTTAAACTGGTACAGGGTCAGCTCAATGAGCGTGATACACTGATAGCAGAACAAGGCTTAGTTATTGTGGCTATAGAAAATGAAGATGGCACTGATGCCAAACGTGCTCTAGTCAGTGTGGAAAATGCACAATTATTGGGTTCGGTACAAGGATCTTtag ATGTTCGACTTAAGAAATTTAGCGAAGAAAAACAGCAGCTACAACATGAAGTCCAACAGCTGCAGGAACAATTAGAAACGTATAAAAGTCAGGGCAAAGGTCGTGGTAAAGGCAATTCTTCAAATGGTCCCTTAGGTTCAGACGATGATGATTATGAAGCTCAAa GAGAAGCTAATAAAATCATATCggattataaatataaattacaaaaagctGAACAGGAAATTGCTAGTCTTCAGTCGAGTTTAGCACGTTCTGAGACACAAGTTATACGTTATAAAAGTACAGCTGAGGCGGCTGAAAAAGCTGAGGCAGAACTTAAAATCGAAAGAAGGAAACTGCAAAGAGag AATCGTGAGGCCATGGAAAAACTCGAAGAATTAGAAACATCAAATAATCATCTACTCAAACGTTTGGACAAATTAAAGAATGCCAAAAGTGCTTTGCTCAAGGATCTCTGA